Part of the Pseudomonas baltica genome is shown below.
CGGCTCGGCGATGAGCTTGACCGAACGCAAGACCGGGTCTTGACGGCAGGCCACCAGGAAGCTGTGACGCTCGTCGAAGCCTTCGTGGTAGCGGCCCAGGATGGTCGCCAGGTCGAAGCGAAAGCCGTCCACGTGCATTTCCGTGGCCCAGTAGCGCAGCGAGTCGGTGACCATCTGCAGCACGCACGGATGGCTCAGGTCGAGGGTGTTGCCGGTGCCGGAATCGTTGATGTAGAAGCGCTTGTTGTCGGGCTGCAAGCGGTAGTAGGAGGCGTTGTCGATACCGCGCATCGACAGCGTCGGCCCCTGTTCGTTGCCCTCGGCGGTGTGGTTGTAGACCACGTCGAGGATGATCTCCAGCCCGGCATCATGGTAGTGGGCGACCATCTCCTTGAACTCGGCGACCTTGCCGCTGGCCAGGTAGCGCGGGTGCGGGGCGAAGAAAGCGATGCTGTTGTAGCCCCAATAGTTGTTGAGGCCTTTTTGCAGCAGGTGCTGATCGTTGACGAAGGCGTGAATGGGCAGCAGCTCCACGGAGGACACGCCGAGCTGGCGGATGTGATCGACCACCTCAGGCACCATCATGCCGGCGAAGGTGCCGCGCACCGCCTCCGGAACCGCCGGATGACGCATGCTCAGGCCCTTGGCGTGGGCTTCGTAGATGATGGTCTTGTCCCATGGCACGCTTACCCGCTGGTCGCGGCCCCAGGTGTAGGCAGGGTCGATGACCTTGCTCTTGGGCACGAAGGGCGCGCTGTCGCGATCATCGAAACTGAGGTCGCCATCCGGGTGACCGATGGTGTAGCCGAACAGGGCTTCGGACCATTTCAACTGGCCCACCAGCTGCTTGGCATAAGGATCGATAAGCAACTTGTTGGGGTTGAAGCGATGGCCGTTCTCGGGATCGTACGGCCCGTACACGCGATAGCCGTAGATCAACCCTGGATGGGCGTCGGGCAGGTAGCCGTGGTAGATCTCGTCGGTGTACTCCGGCAATTCGATGCGCTCGATCTCCTCCTCGGTGGCGGGGTCGAACAGACACAGCTCGACCTTCGTAGCATTGGCCGAGAACAGCGCGAAGTTGACACCCAGACCATCCCAGGTGGCGCCCAGGGGGAAGGGCAGGCCTTCACGGATGCGCGAGGGTTCGGCTTGAGAGGTGGGCTGAGGCTTCTTTTGCCGGCTCATGATTGATCCTTAGTGGGGCTGAGTTCGTACCGAATGCGCGAGGTGCAGAACGGCGCTACAGGGAGGCATGGGGCAGTGGCAGGGCGTAGATATTTGTGGGGCCGTGCAAGCGCGCGCCTTGTTTCCACAGGCAGCGGCATGAGCTGTGGGAGCGCAGCTTGCTGGCGAAGGGGCCAGTGCAGGCAACACAGGGGTGCCGAGCTCGCACGACGGGAGTCCGGGTATCGGGCTGGCCGAACGGGCGGCCAGCCTTGGGGTGAGCAGAGCGTGTGCCAGGCAATCAGCTGGCTGGCGGCTTTTTCGCTGCGCTGGGTTTTTTCGCGGCGGCGGGCTTGGGCGCAGTCGCAGGCTTGGGCGCCGGCGGCTTGGAAGCCTTGACTGCGGTCGGCTTGCTGGCGACCGGCTTGGGCGCGGATTTTGCGGCGGGCTTGGGCGGTGTCTTGTCGGCGGCCGGCTCCGGAGCCGATTTGACCGCTGGCTTGGGTGCCGATTTAGCCGCCGGTTTTGCAGGCTTGCTGGCGACAGGTTTAGGCGGCGCCGCGGGCTTTTCCGCTGCCTTGGGGGCCGCTACCGGCTTGTCGGCCTTGGCTGTCTTGGCCGCGGCAGACTTGCGATTCGAGGGCTTGCTGGGCGCCAGTGCTTCGGCTTCAGCGAGCTTGCGCGCCATCTCCCAGTGACGGTCCTCATGACCGTGGGGTTGACCCTCGGACTCCCAGATCTGATAAGCAAATTCTTTAATACGCTTGTCGTCGACACTCATTTAAACGCTCCTGATCACTGGTCACTTTGTACATAAAGATTGACGGGGAAATCCTTCAACGCAGTGCTCAACCATATAGCTTCCTGTGGTGTGACTGCGTTCTCGGAAAAAAGTCCCTTCAAATTAGGCCGGCAAGAGTGGTTAGGCAGCTTGACATGGGTGTCTCCCCATTTTTGGCTATCAATCAACGGGCTGCCGACATCCCCCAGCAGGTCGCTGCACAGGCGCGGCACGATCACCACCGCCAACTGCGTCGCCGTGGTGCGGGCGAAGGCCAGCACCTTGCTGGCGTGCTCGCCCACCACTTCGAGTGGTTGGTAATCTCCGTGCAGAAACAACTCGGCATGTGCAACCCTCGTTTGCAAGGTGCGGGCAACCAGTGCCTGCTTGATGCGACCGTCCTGCCAGTGCTCCAACAGCTGTCCCAGAGCGCTGGCATCGTGCAGCGACCGCTCTCGTGCAGCGTAGTCCACCGGACGCCGGTTGTCCGGGTCGACCAGGCTGAAGTCCCAATACTCTGCGCCCTGATACAGATCCGGCACGCCGGGTACGGTCATGCGCAGCAAGCTTTGCGCCAAACTGTTAAGCGCGCCGGCCGGTGCGATCTGGCGGACCAGGGAAGCCAGTGACTGGCGCAACGGCAAGGCGTCTTCGCTGAGCAGCAGCTTCTCCAGAAAGTCTCGGCATTGTTGCTCGTAGGGCTCGTTGGGCGCGCTCCAGCTGCTCAGCAACTTGGCCTCGCGCAGGGCTTTTTGCTGCCACTGCGCGACGCGCTCGAACAACGCCTGCAAGCCGTCGTGATCGTCGGCTTCAAGGCCCAGTGGCCAGGCGCCGATCAAGGCTTGATAGAGCATGGCCTCATCGCCGCCAGTGGGCGCCGGGGCGTCGGCAAACTCGCCGCGCCATGGCTGCGCCAGCGCCATCCAGTGGGTGACATGGGCAGCGTACCAGGCACCGCGTTCACTGAGCACGGCCAGGCGAGTGCGGGTATCTTCGCCGCGCTTGTGGTCGTGGGTGGCGGTGGCCAGCAGGTTGCTGGGGAAGCGTTCGAGCCGCTGCTGGCAGGCGCGGTGGAAATCTTCCACAGGGGCGCTGAATTCTTCGGGATCGAAGCCTACGTCGTTGCGCGACAGCAATACCGCGCTGCGATAGAACGCAGTATCTTCGACAGCCTTGGCGGCCGCGGGTGAGGTCAACTGCTGGAAACGCACGTTGGCATGTTTGAGTGCCTTGCGCGCGCGACCCGGCGGCATGTGCCGCATGGGCTCGCCACCGAACCAGCGCTGCAGGTAGTCGAGCACCGGCCAGTCGCCTTCGTTGAGTTGGGCGCGGGCCTGCTCCACGGCATGCTGGAAAAACCCTTCGTCTTCGGCGGGGCGTCCGCAGGCACTGATATAGGTGCGGTACACCTGAAAGTGCACGATGAGTTCCTGCAGCGCTCGACGGATCGCACCAAGGGTCAGGTCGCGGCTCATCACGTCGTTGCGCGCGACCTTCAGCAGCGCCTGGGACACGGCCTCGAAGTCACCGGCCAGGGTGCCGTTGAGCACCAGATGACGACCGGCGCGCGCCTCTTCGGCGAAATCACCGGTGCGCCCGCTGACCTTTTCCCAGACCTCGACCAGCGCATCCTTGCCGCGCGGATCATGCTGCAGAAGCGACACCTGGTTCATGAATTCGTAGCCAGTGGTGCCGTCGACCGTCCAGTCGCTGTGCAGTTGCTCGCCTGCGCCGAGGATCTTCTCGACGTAGATCGGGAAGTGTTCGACGGCGGCCTCTGCGGGGCGCTGTGACAGCAAGCCGGCAACCCGACGGCGCAGCTTGCGACTATAGCCGCGCGGGTCGGCCAGGCCGTCGATATGGTCGATGCGCAGGCCGTCCACCAGGCCCTGCGCAACCAGTTCGAAAATCTTGCTGTGGGTGGCTTCGAACACTGCCGCGCGCTCGACCCGCAAGCCGCCCAGTTCGTTGATGTCGAAGAACCGCCGCCAGTTGATATCGTCGGCCGCGGTGCGCCAGCTGGCCAGGCGATAGTGCTGTTTTTCGAGCAGCCGATGCAGGCGCTGGAAGCCTTCTTCGGTAGTCGAGTCGTACTGCTTCAAGGTGCTGGCAATGCTTTCGCCAACCTCGGCAGCGGCGGCTTGGCGCGCCAGTTCCTGACGCAGCACCTTGGCCTGGGCGTAGCCTTGGGGATGTTGCGCCAACGCGGCGAAGCGTGCGCCGAGCTCCGCCAGCTCGCTGTTGCCGGTGGCGATCAACAGCCCGGCGTAATCCGGCGGGCAGATAGGGAAGATGTGCTCGTAATGCTCGACGAAAAAGCTGCCGTGCTCGGCGTCGAAGTGCAACGCCAGAGTGCCGTCGCGCAGCGCCACGCCGTAGTCGCTGCCCAAAAACGGCAGCAGCAGCTGGCCGTCCAGCAGCGGGTCGGGGGAGTGCCACTGGATATCGAAAAACTCCGCGTAAGGGCTGCGTCGGCCCCACTCCAGCAGGTCGAGCCACCACGGATTGTGCGGGCCGCCGACGGCCATATGGTTGGAGACGATATCGAGGATCAACCCCATGTTCTTTTCGCGCAGGGCCGCGACCAGGCGGCGCAGCGCGGCTTCGCCGCCGAGTTCAGGGTTGACCGTGGTGGGGTCGACCACATCGTAACCGTGCATCGAACCAGGGCGGGCCTTGAGCAGGGGCGAAGCATAGACGTGGGTAATGCCCAGCTCGGCGAAGTAGGGCACCAGGGGGACCGCGTCGTCGAGGGTGAAGTCCTTGTGAAACTGTAAACGCAGGCTGCCAGTCAGGGGAGTCATCGGTCACGCTCATTGGATTGTTGTCGGGCAGTGGCTAACAGTTCGAGGCGCCGAGCGGCGTCGGTATCGTCCAGCAGCGCCTGCGCAGGGGCACTGAAGCGCCGCCGCCAGTTGGGATGGCTGTCGGTGGTGCCGGGCAGGTTAGGGGCCTCAAGGGTACCCAGGGCATCTTCCAACGGCAGCAGCACCAACGGCGCTCGGGTATGGGCGATAAAACGAACACTGGCGTCGATCAGTTGATCGGATTCTTCACCTTCGCCCTGGAAGTTGACCGGGTCCTGCTCCAGCAGGTGACGCAAGCCGCGACGCTCGTGCTCGCGCGACTCACGCCATTGCTGTTCGGCCGCGGCGTCGATCAGATTCAGGCGGTGGTTCCAGTCGATATCATTGGCTCGCCACCAGCCGTTGAGGGGCGAGAGGTCGTGGGTGCTGGTGGTGGCCAGGGCGTTGTCGGGCCATTCCATCAAGGATTTGAAGTGGCCGGTGTGGTGCTGTTCGAACAACAGCACGCGCATGCCGAGGATCTGCCGCGCCGCGAGTTTTTCCCGCAGCCCGTCAGGCACGGTGCCCAGGTCCTCACCGAGGACGATGGCCTGGTGGCGGTGCGATTCCAGCGACAGCAGACGCAGCATGTCGTCGAGCGGGTAGTGCAGGTAGGCGCCATTGGGTGGCGACTCGCCCTGAGGAATCACCCACAGCCGTTGCAGGCCGAGGATATGGTCGATGCGCAGGCCACCGGCATGGGCGAAATTGGCCCGCAGCATTTCGATAAAGGCGCGAAAGCCGCTGCGTTGCAGCCCTTCGGGGGAGAACGCGGAGATGCCCCAGCCTTGCCCGGCCCGGTTGAGGATATCGGGCGGCGCGCCCACGGTCAGCGACGAAAGCAATTCGTCCTGGCGGCTCCAGGCCTGGCTGCCGGCACCGTCGGCGCCGACGGCAAGGTCGGCGACCAGGCCGATGCGCATGCCGCTGCTGCGGGCGGCGGTTTGGGCGCGTTCCAGGCTGCGAGCGATCAGCCACTGGCAGAAGGCGTAGTAGCCGACCTCTTCTTTATGTTCCTTGGCGAATTCGGCGATCGACGGGCTGCGGGGGTCTTGCCATTGCTCCGGCCACTGGCGCCAGTCCTGGGGTTCGCCCTGGCGCGCGCATTCAGCCTGCAAGGCCTCGAAGCGGCAGTGATTTTCGAGCGCTTCACCGCCAGCGTGGCGGAAGCTGCTCAGGTCAGCCTGCAGCGGGTGATCGCCCGCGCTGAAACCCTTGTACAGCTCTCGCAGCAAGGTTTGCTTGGCGTCGGCGGCGCTGGGCCAATCGATCAGGGCCAGGGACTCGAGCTCGTCGAGGGTCTTGCCCAGCCCCGTCGCTTCGATGGCGCTGCGCACCGCGCGCTCGCCCAGAATGGTCCCAGGGGCGGCATACAGGCTGTTGAGGAACAGGCGGCTCGACGGCGAATAGGGACTGTAGCGATGGTTGTCGCTGCTGAACATGGCGTGCATGGGGCTGATCGCCAGGGCATCGGCGCCGCGTTCGCCGGCACTGCGCGCCAGCTGCTCGAGCGCCTGGGTATCGCCGAAACCACCGTCACCGGCGCGGCGCAGGGAGTACAGCTGCACCCCCAGGCCCCAGGCCCGCGGGGTTTCGCTGCCCAAGGCATCACCAACGCTGTAGCAGCGGCTGGGGGCCACGGCCAGGGTGAACTGGCGGCCGTCGATGGTCACCAGCTGATAGCCGACCGGGACCATGCCGGGCAGGGCGCCGTGCTCGTCCAGGCGAATGTCCAGCGTGGCGCCGTCCTCGAGTTCGATCCGGCACTGGCTGTGCGGCGCGAAGTATTTTTGCAAGTCCAGGGCGCTGCCTTGGTCCACCGTCAGCAATGGCGGCAGGTGTTGGGCATCGTGGGCCTTTTCCAGCGCGGCCAGGCTGCGGCGGATGTCGTCTTCGCTATCGGCGGCATGCCCCAGGCCGGCGAGGACCTTGCGCAAGGCCTCGGGGGCCACGGTTTGGTGATTGCCGTTGGCATCGACCCAATGCACGGCAAGGCCGGCGTTGGCGGCCAAGGTGTGGAGTGACTCGCTCATGGTTTGCCTCCTGCTCCTTGCACTACAGCGTCTAAAGGGGGGATGAGGCTGACCACGGTGGTGTAGGGGGTGAGCTTGCGGTTGTTGTCGGGCTGCAGGCGGCTGTCGAACAGGCGCAGGCTGGCATCCGGCAGTTCTACCTCGAGGGTTTGATCACCGAGGTTGAGGTCGATGCGCAGCTCTGCGCCATCGCCCATTTTCCAACGCGCGGTGATGGCCTTGTCAGCCAGCACCTCGGCACCCAGCGAGCGAGCGCCGGGTAGCCGCGGGAAGATCTCGCGACGTCGCCAGGTCAGCAGTTCGCGGTACAGCTCGACCCAGTGGCCGTGCTGATGAGCGGGGAAACTGGCGAAATCGGGGCGCGAGTCTTCGAAGGTCTTGGGCGCATTGGGATCGGGGATGGTTTCGCGCTTGTGCGGGTCGGCAAACACGCTGAACGCTTTGAATTCGCTTCGGCGGCCCTCGCGCACGGCATCGGCCAGCTCGCCGTGGTGGCTGGTAAAGAACAGGAACGGCTCCTTGGCCGCCCACTCATCGCCCATGAACATCAGCGGAATCATCGGTGACAGCAGCAGCAAGGTGGTCGCCGCGCGCAGCGCCGGCTCGCTGCACAGCTGATTCAGGCGCTCGCCGAAGGCGCGGTTGCCGATCTGGTCGTGGTTCTGCAGGAACAGCACGAAGGAGCCGGGCCACAGATGCCCGCTGGCCTCGCCGCGGGCTTCGCCATGACGGTTGACGTGGCCCTGATAGACGAAGCCCTCGCCCAGGCAACGCGCCAGTTTCTCGGTGGTGTGGTCTTTATAGTCTTCGTAGTAGGCTTCGGTCTCGCCGGTCAGCAGCACGTGCAGGGCGTTATGGCCGTCATCGTTCCACTGAGCGTCGTAGCCCTGTTTGAGCAAGTGCGCCTGGTTGTGCTCGTTTTCCAGATTCAGATAGACGTGGCGGCGCGGCTCCAGCGACTGGCGAATGCGCTTGGCCATGACCTGCAGGAAATCCGGGCTTTCGATGGCATGGACGGCGTCGAAGCGCAGGCCGTCGAAGCGGTATTCGTGAAGCCACATCAACGCGTTGTCGATGAAGTAGTCACGTACAGCCTGCTGGCTGAAGTCGATGGCCGCACCCCAGGGAGTGTGTTTGTCTTCATTGAAGAAGCGCTTGGCGTAGGCGTGCAGATAATTGCCGTCGGGGCCGAAGTGGTTGTAGACCACGTCGAGAATCACCATCAGGCCATGGCTGTGTGCCGTATCGATCAAGTGCTTGAGCTGCGCTGGCGTCCCGTAGGAGGATTGCGGGGCGTAGGGCAGCACACCGTCGTAGCCCCAGTTGCGGTCGCCGGGGAATTGGGCGATGGGCATCAATTCGATCGCGGTGATCCCCAGCGCGGCAAGGCGCGCCAGGTGCGTTTCGACACCGGCGAAGCCGCCCATGGCGCCTACGTGCAACTCGTAGATGACCGCTTCGTGCCAAGGCCGGCCGTGCCAGCCTGTCTGCTGCCAGGGATAGTGGTCATCCACCACCAGGCTCGGCGAGTGGACATCGCTTTGCTGGGCGCGGGAGGCGGGATCCGGCACCTGCAGGTGGCCGTCGATCTCGTAGCGGTAAGCGGTGCCTGCGGGGCAGGCCAACTGGTGTTGATACCAGCCCTCATCATCGGCGGTCATGGCCAGGGGCGCCTGGCCTTCGATCAGCAGGCTGACCGACTGTGCATCCGGGGCCCACAGCGCAAAGCGCGTAAGCCCCGATTTCAACATTACCGCCCCGTGGGACATCTCTCTTTCAACAGACCAGGTTTCAGTTTCCCGTGACGGCATCGATGAAACCTCTTGAACTTAGGATTTTGCCGATTTGCCTTTGGCTTGATCGACCATTTTTTCGTAGAGCTTGGCGTAGGGTTCGACAGCCTGCGACCAGTTGAAGGGTTGGGTCATGGCGCGGCAGCGCATGGCGTTGAGCAGCTCCGGTTTGCCGAACACGTAGAAGGCGCGAGTCAAGGCTTCACGGTAGCTCTCGGCGGTGGGCTCTTCGAACAGAAAGCCGGTCATGCCATCTTCGATGGTGTCGGCCAGGCCGCCGGTTTTGCGCGCCACCGGCAACGAGCCGAAGCGTTGTGCGTACATCTGGCTCAGGCCGCAAGGCTCGTAGCGCGAAGGCATCAACAGAAAGTCACTGCCCGCGAACATGCGCCGGGCATCGGTTTCATTGAAGCCGATGCGTGCCGACACCTGGCCAGGAAAGCGCAAGGCCAGCTCGCGCATCGCTTGTTCGCCTTCAGGCTCGCCACGGCCGATGATCGCGATCTGGCCGCCGTTCTCGACGATGAATTGCGCCACCGCCTCGGTAAGGTCCAGGCCTTTCTGGAACACCAGGCGCGAAACCACCGCGAACAGCGGGCCCTCGCTAGGCTCCAGGCCGAACAGTTCGCGCACGTGGTCGGCGTTGACACCCTTGCCATCCCAGTCGTTGAGGCCGAACGGGCAGACCAGATGCGGATCGGTGGCCGATTCCCAGCTTTCATCGATACCGTTAGGGATGCCGCTGAGCAGCCCCTGTTGCGCCTTGTAGCTGAGAAACCCGTCGAGCCCGCAGCCGAATTCAGGGGTGGTGATTTCTTCGGCGTAGGTGGCGCTCACCGTGGTGATGTGGCTGGAATAGGACATCCCGGCCTTGAGAAACGACAGCTTGCCGTAAAACTCCATGCCTTCCTGTTGCAGCGCGTGCTCGGGGATGCCGAGTTCCGGGCAGCAGGCCAGGCTCACCACGCCTTGATAGGCGAGGTTGTGAATGGTGAACAGGGTCGGCACGTTCAGCCCGCGCCAGTGCATATAGGCTGGGGCCAGGCCGGCCGGCCAGTCGTGGGCGTGAACCATGTCCGGGCGCCAATGCACCATGCCCTGGCCTGCAGCGATGTCGGCGGCAGCCAGGCCCAGGCGGGCGAAGCGAATATGGTTGTCAGGCCAGTCACGGCCATTGTTGGCGCCATAAGGCGTGCCTTCACGGGCATACAGCTCGGGGCACAACAGTACATAGATCACCAGACCGTCCGGCATGTCCATGCGGCCGACCTTGCAGGGTGGCAGCGCGGCGTGGCCGCCCATCTCACCGACCACATGAATCGGGTGACCGCTGTTAAGCACTTGCGGGTAGCCCGGAATCAGCACCCGCACATCGTGCAGGGGGCTCATGGCGCGAGGGAGCGCGGCAGAGACATCGCCCAGGCCCCCGGTTTTGACGAGGTCGGCAATTTCAGAGGTGACGAAGAGGATTTTCTTGCGATTAGGATTTGGCGTCGAATCAGCTTGCAGCACTTTGCCGGTCGAAGCGATAGCAGGCAAGGAAGGAACCTCGCTGACCTGCTGATTGAAGCGTTCCCCATGGGTTTCGACGGCGGCATTGATCATTGTGAACCCTCTCCCGAGTGTTGATTACATCTGCCAGATACTTATTTTGTTCAGCCCCAGTCAGCCGCGCGAGCGCTACGCAGGCCCGACGATGAATTGTCGGTCGCAATTTCAGAGAGGGGTGGGCAGGTCGTGCTTTCAACGAGTCGATAACTACGGCCTACCTAATAGCTGACCGGTGGGCGTTTCAGAAGTTTCGACTTTTTTACGGTGAAGTTTCCGAACGGCTTACAGGTTGACTTGAGTGTAGAAGATATCTGCAGAATCGGGAGGGCAGCCGACTGACGGGCGTAAGTCATCGCGATGCGGGGTGGTAGCCAGGTACCGACTGGTGGGTAGAACGATGGTTTGAGATGGCGGCCCCGGCAATGTCGCCGGGAGTCACCTCGGAGCTCCCATGACCGATACCCTTTCTTCGCCCCTGAGCCTGGTTGCTCAGTATGCGCCATTGGCCAGCAGTGTCAGTCGGCGATTCAACGGCCGCCCTTCACTGCGAAGTGTCGCCCGCGACCTTATCAACCTGGCCTTGAGCAAGCACAAACCGGCCCTGCAGGTCGATGGCGCCAGCCTCAAACTGATTCGGGCCGACGCGCCGGCCCCCATTGCGTTGGAGGATCTGCTGATCCAGCGGTATCTGCAGGACCGCACGCTAAATCTGATCGCAGGCGTTGATGCGGTGACCCAGCAACAGGGCGCTGAGGCGCCGCAACCCCTGGCCTTGGGTATTGGCGAGCTGGAAACGCTGATCGATGAATGGGGGCCTTCATTGCTTGAACACTATAAACAGCGCCTGGTCGAGTACTGGAATCATGTCGACGCAACCGGTCAGAGTCGCTGGCAGTGGTTGGCCGGCCACCTGCGCGAGCATGTGCGGATGTTGGCGCGGCGCCAAGTCGAGCAAGGACGGCTGGATGGTGAGGAGAGCGAAACGCTGTTGGCTCTCTGTAGTGGCACGCCGTTGGCGGGCACCCGCACTGCACTGCTGCAGATTCAGCACATCGCCAATCCTGCCGTGACCACGCCCCATGTCACCAGCGATCTGGTGATCACCCGCACTGCGCAGGGCGATGAAGTCGAGCGGATACTGCTGTGCCGTCCTTTGGCCGAGGTGCAAGCGTTCGCCGACATGGCCACGCTGGCCGAGGCCCAGGCGCGCTATCTAGGTGATCGCCGGACTGGCCAGCGCGTGGATTTTGCATTGATCAACATCGACGCCGATAGCTTCGATACCCAGGCGCTGATGCTTTTGGAATGCCAGCTGAGCAATCTGACGGCGCTGGCCGAGCATTACCGGGGGCAGGGCAGCGATATCGACACGCTGGTGAGTCTGGCCGAGCGCAGTACCAGTCTTTACGACCTGAGCCGCCCCGAGGAGCTCGCGCGCGCACAGCGCATGAAGGACGCACTGCCGGTCTGGCTCGAACAGGCGCCGCGCGACGATAAATTACGCTATGCAACGCTGCTGGCGCAGCTGGGCGAGGTGCAGCGCCAGAGCGGCGGCGAGCACTACCTGGATGGCATCCTGCCCTTGGAGGACTACACCGCAGCCGAGTTGAACCGGCAGATCGCCCTCGATCACCCCACACAGCGTGTGGCCTTGGCTGATGTGCAGGTGCGTATTTATCATGCACCCAATGCCCTGCTCGAAATCGTGCATGCCGGGGATGGTCATCTTGAATATGTGGTCATCAGTCTGGTCGAGCTGGCACTGTTCAATGTCCATGGACGCCCGGCCGGCATGCTCGAGATCGAACCCCGTGCGGGCGCGACGCTGCCGGCCTGGGTGACTCGCGAGGCGGTGATCGCCCTGGTGACCACCGTCGATATCGGTCGGCGCTATGTCGCGC
Proteins encoded:
- the glgX gene encoding glycogen debranching protein GlgX: MSRQKKPQPTSQAEPSRIREGLPFPLGATWDGLGVNFALFSANATKVELCLFDPATEEEIERIELPEYTDEIYHGYLPDAHPGLIYGYRVYGPYDPENGHRFNPNKLLIDPYAKQLVGQLKWSEALFGYTIGHPDGDLSFDDRDSAPFVPKSKVIDPAYTWGRDQRVSVPWDKTIIYEAHAKGLSMRHPAVPEAVRGTFAGMMVPEVVDHIRQLGVSSVELLPIHAFVNDQHLLQKGLNNYWGYNSIAFFAPHPRYLASGKVAEFKEMVAHYHDAGLEIILDVVYNHTAEGNEQGPTLSMRGIDNASYYRLQPDNKRFYINDSGTGNTLDLSHPCVLQMVTDSLRYWATEMHVDGFRFDLATILGRYHEGFDERHSFLVACRQDPVLRSVKLIAEPWDCGPGGYQVGGFAPGWAEWNDRFRDTVRAFWKGDDGQLADFAGRMTGSGELFNQRGRRPYTSVNFITAHDGFTMKDLVSYNEKHNEENDENNQDGTNNNVSWNHGVEGPTGDRAIIDLRLRQMRNFFATLLFSQGTPMIVAGDEFARTQNGNNNAYCQDSETGWINWALDQDGADLLRFVRRLIKLRLKYPILRRNRFLVGTYNEDIGVKDVTWLDPHGNEMTTEQWEEGHGRSVGMLLDGRAQASGIRKPGADITLLVIVNAHHDVVNYTLPQVPEGEYWNCVVDTNRPELREHERLDFGSQFMVTGRSTLLFELHRDQED
- a CDS encoding DUF2934 domain-containing protein, with amino-acid sequence MSVDDKRIKEFAYQIWESEGQPHGHEDRHWEMARKLAEAEALAPSKPSNRKSAAAKTAKADKPVAAPKAAEKPAAPPKPVASKPAKPAAKSAPKPAVKSAPEPAADKTPPKPAAKSAPKPVASKPTAVKASKPPAPKPATAPKPAAAKKPSAAKKPPAS
- a CDS encoding malto-oligosyltrehalose synthase; protein product: MTPLTGSLRLQFHKDFTLDDAVPLVPYFAELGITHVYASPLLKARPGSMHGYDVVDPTTVNPELGGEAALRRLVAALREKNMGLILDIVSNHMAVGGPHNPWWLDLLEWGRRSPYAEFFDIQWHSPDPLLDGQLLLPFLGSDYGVALRDGTLALHFDAEHGSFFVEHYEHIFPICPPDYAGLLIATGNSELAELGARFAALAQHPQGYAQAKVLRQELARQAAAAEVGESIASTLKQYDSTTEEGFQRLHRLLEKQHYRLASWRTAADDINWRRFFDINELGGLRVERAAVFEATHSKIFELVAQGLVDGLRIDHIDGLADPRGYSRKLRRRVAGLLSQRPAEAAVEHFPIYVEKILGAGEQLHSDWTVDGTTGYEFMNQVSLLQHDPRGKDALVEVWEKVSGRTGDFAEEARAGRHLVLNGTLAGDFEAVSQALLKVARNDVMSRDLTLGAIRRALQELIVHFQVYRTYISACGRPAEDEGFFQHAVEQARAQLNEGDWPVLDYLQRWFGGEPMRHMPPGRARKALKHANVRFQQLTSPAAAKAVEDTAFYRSAVLLSRNDVGFDPEEFSAPVEDFHRACQQRLERFPSNLLATATHDHKRGEDTRTRLAVLSERGAWYAAHVTHWMALAQPWRGEFADAPAPTGGDEAMLYQALIGAWPLGLEADDHDGLQALFERVAQWQQKALREAKLLSSWSAPNEPYEQQCRDFLEKLLLSEDALPLRQSLASLVRQIAPAGALNSLAQSLLRMTVPGVPDLYQGAEYWDFSLVDPDNRRPVDYAARERSLHDASALGQLLEHWQDGRIKQALVARTLQTRVAHAELFLHGDYQPLEVVGEHASKVLAFARTTATQLAVVIVPRLCSDLLGDVGSPLIDSQKWGDTHVKLPNHSCRPNLKGLFSENAVTPQEAIWLSTALKDFPVNLYVQSDQ
- the malQ gene encoding 4-alpha-glucanotransferase, with product MSESLHTLAANAGLAVHWVDANGNHQTVAPEALRKVLAGLGHAADSEDDIRRSLAALEKAHDAQHLPPLLTVDQGSALDLQKYFAPHSQCRIELEDGATLDIRLDEHGALPGMVPVGYQLVTIDGRQFTLAVAPSRCYSVGDALGSETPRAWGLGVQLYSLRRAGDGGFGDTQALEQLARSAGERGADALAISPMHAMFSSDNHRYSPYSPSSRLFLNSLYAAPGTILGERAVRSAIEATGLGKTLDELESLALIDWPSAADAKQTLLRELYKGFSAGDHPLQADLSSFRHAGGEALENHCRFEALQAECARQGEPQDWRQWPEQWQDPRSPSIAEFAKEHKEEVGYYAFCQWLIARSLERAQTAARSSGMRIGLVADLAVGADGAGSQAWSRQDELLSSLTVGAPPDILNRAGQGWGISAFSPEGLQRSGFRAFIEMLRANFAHAGGLRIDHILGLQRLWVIPQGESPPNGAYLHYPLDDMLRLLSLESHRHQAIVLGEDLGTVPDGLREKLAARQILGMRVLLFEQHHTGHFKSLMEWPDNALATTSTHDLSPLNGWWRANDIDWNHRLNLIDAAAEQQWRESREHERRGLRHLLEQDPVNFQGEGEESDQLIDASVRFIAHTRAPLVLLPLEDALGTLEAPNLPGTTDSHPNWRRRFSAPAQALLDDTDAARRLELLATARQQSNERDR
- the treZ gene encoding malto-oligosyltrehalose trehalohydrolase; protein product: MPSRETETWSVEREMSHGAVMLKSGLTRFALWAPDAQSVSLLIEGQAPLAMTADDEGWYQHQLACPAGTAYRYEIDGHLQVPDPASRAQQSDVHSPSLVVDDHYPWQQTGWHGRPWHEAVIYELHVGAMGGFAGVETHLARLAALGITAIELMPIAQFPGDRNWGYDGVLPYAPQSSYGTPAQLKHLIDTAHSHGLMVILDVVYNHFGPDGNYLHAYAKRFFNEDKHTPWGAAIDFSQQAVRDYFIDNALMWLHEYRFDGLRFDAVHAIESPDFLQVMAKRIRQSLEPRRHVYLNLENEHNQAHLLKQGYDAQWNDDGHNALHVLLTGETEAYYEDYKDHTTEKLARCLGEGFVYQGHVNRHGEARGEASGHLWPGSFVLFLQNHDQIGNRAFGERLNQLCSEPALRAATTLLLLSPMIPLMFMGDEWAAKEPFLFFTSHHGELADAVREGRRSEFKAFSVFADPHKRETIPDPNAPKTFEDSRPDFASFPAHQHGHWVELYRELLTWRRREIFPRLPGARSLGAEVLADKAITARWKMGDGAELRIDLNLGDQTLEVELPDASLRLFDSRLQPDNNRKLTPYTTVVSLIPPLDAVVQGAGGKP
- the glgA gene encoding glycogen synthase GlgA: MINAAVETHGERFNQQVSEVPSLPAIASTGKVLQADSTPNPNRKKILFVTSEIADLVKTGGLGDVSAALPRAMSPLHDVRVLIPGYPQVLNSGHPIHVVGEMGGHAALPPCKVGRMDMPDGLVIYVLLCPELYAREGTPYGANNGRDWPDNHIRFARLGLAAADIAAGQGMVHWRPDMVHAHDWPAGLAPAYMHWRGLNVPTLFTIHNLAYQGVVSLACCPELGIPEHALQQEGMEFYGKLSFLKAGMSYSSHITTVSATYAEEITTPEFGCGLDGFLSYKAQQGLLSGIPNGIDESWESATDPHLVCPFGLNDWDGKGVNADHVRELFGLEPSEGPLFAVVSRLVFQKGLDLTEAVAQFIVENGGQIAIIGRGEPEGEQAMRELALRFPGQVSARIGFNETDARRMFAGSDFLLMPSRYEPCGLSQMYAQRFGSLPVARKTGGLADTIEDGMTGFLFEEPTAESYREALTRAFYVFGKPELLNAMRCRAMTQPFNWSQAVEPYAKLYEKMVDQAKGKSAKS